In the Danaus plexippus chromosome 16 unlocalized genomic scaffold, MEX_DaPlex mxdp_31, whole genome shotgun sequence genome, one interval contains:
- the LOC116771642 gene encoding putative uncharacterized protein DDB_G0271606 encodes MFSDTMRLIFWVTAFAVLTITFAKNSTAKTKPKRQLDNIRTPQNLQYSLVLPHSRVAHFRALPSNRRISNVSPKTGKLPPYAVQMEPVVQYSQKDPLYDPTHDHLENGVNKNVIFAQPKILNVHDQEPEASFGPPYGSLPTAPLYSEDYQPQYYDAPEPIIEIIIKESNETLPAPPPQVVQKKKKEPVQVFYVKYSKDPHSKDKVIYEKPIPAITPPSNDEEDHHEEYVTVTPQPNYIPTQTTTLRAIIKPESEIYHSDSNVKITFGNDHHHHSNRREESPQGEDREETAPKPAIALPNQPRNGVPLERSVSQRPLYEHESKQTSQTGQQVYLSAQQAQSRIQFQQPFISHEPQLPRQGPTNVPFRAQVSRQNPFGPSPSLSPSHQSFANPSPSPSNQFNNVAPTLPGPILPFARPSNVPQYHVRPNNGPSFGSRQHPNGPPRASFHSGPQRPFHQQQHQAYFDEAKYLQENYHTITTDQVDPPKPQPLPNRQIQNFNSNPRPTSNPPLVYFPDHQSRPHQLIPYNQQLPQQRPPQVFDSNKNKASFAITPSRSPFFNLKPSPPHVEENRTPFQRQPVSHSQQHINYSQGLQSLSKPSVQISYQENSNTQNSFSSILSPSPSPIPQNQFLPQPSPTPIFNYQQQPSLIPNHSIVTSERPSQFNNFQQTQNLEHQQNINQFAPKGSEFVAAIPKYEQHFTVNDANGQQNYKGLINLNQPSSTVSPSNNKQQHQEQQAQKQFDIEQEQVRAQLAQNVRKQQEEIQRLQSQLQFAQQQHQQQQHQQNQQHQHQHQQHQQQQQQHHQQQQQQHQQQQQQQHQQQQHQQQQHQQQQQHQEQHHQHQQQQYQQQQNIQQNYNQFQQSTPTSQYVDERSRSQNIYVTSSPSPQYYQSTSRTVEIKPTTQKYASSSASSVSSTPAPQQTENKKRPAIELPDEVPDDLRQQLLSSGILDNADISVLDYDKVGETPLESLPPDQLANFFSAGGAQQLAASEHRPIIVSPNGEHIESRIDESIDDDDQEIAASENVPSYVAPTQKQAVEMKVVHFDPQTPEGQKIAKDLVKEDATQLDPVALNDKKYNRYLPLKVSGNKFPLPDVLKGRKITSVVVLAPVETETLGSEHERAERSATDNLRGIKFVAGDSLQNLLKKPTEDNFKKWLEKEKKTATDQQSVILLVTGNEEPSEDREIFMYDITSGSVSKLSGDLSNAFVEAAENNSLSKDIEKLAIEGDGTPENFNRENNDETIAEGSENVPLFVDISGVKLNDKDHNKVLISSGYSKTKKGRAIRKH; translated from the exons atgttttcggATACAATGAGGCTCATATTTTGG GTCACAGCGTTCGCTGTGCTCACCATAACATTTGCCAAGAACTCTACAGCGAAAACGAAACCGAAACGACAGTTAGACAATATAAGAACACCCCAAAACCTTCAATATTCTCTCGTTCTGCCACATTCTAGAGTTGCCCATTTTCGAGCACTGCCAAGCAATAGAAGAATTTCAAATGTATCTCCGAAAACAGGAAAACTTCCACCATATGCAGTACAGATGGAACCGGTTGTGCAATATTCACAAAAAGATCCATTGTACGACCCAACCCACGATCATTTGGAAAATGGAGTTAACAAAAACGTAATATTTGCTCAACCAAAGATTCTCAACGTTCACGATCAAGAGCCTGAAGCCTCATTTGGCCCACCTTACGGTTCTCTTCCAACCGCACCCCTCTATAGTGAAGACTACCAGCCACAATACTATGATGCTCCGGAGCCTATAATagagattattataaaagaatccAATGAAACTTTGCCGGCACCACCTCCCCAGGTTGtacagaaaaagaaaaaagaaccCGTTCAGGTATTTTACGTTAAATATAGCAAAGATCCTCATTCCAAGGACAAAGTTATATACGAAAAGCCAATCCCTGCAATAACACCCCCTTCAAATGATGAAGAGGATCATCATGAAGAATATGTAACTGTTACTCCGCAACCTAACTACATACCTACGCAAACGACAACTCTAAGGGCTATTATTAAGCCAGAGTCTGAGATATACCACAGTGATAGCAATGTGAAGATAACTTTTGGTAATGACCATCATCATCACAGTAATAGGAGAGAAGAGAGCCCACAAGGTGAGGATCGTGAAGAAACTGCTCCAAAACCAGCAATCGCTTTGCCTAACCAACCTCGAAATGGTGTTCCATTAGAAAGATCGGTTTCACAAAGACCTCTGTATGAACATGAGTCTAAACAAACTAGCCAAACAGGGCAACAAGTTTATTTATCTGCACAACAAGCTCAGAGTCGTATACAATTCCAACAACCTTTTATTAGTCACGAACCCCAATTACCAAGACAGGGACCAACAAATGTTCCTTTTAGAGCTCAAGTGTCCCGTCAAAATCCTTTCGGTCCTTCTCCGTCATTGAGTCCATCACATCAATCCTTTGCAAATCCTTCCCCTAGTCCCagtaatcaatttaataacgTTGCTCCGACCTTACCTGGGCCAATTCTTCCATTTGCAAGACCGAGCAATGTACCTCAATATCACGTTCGACCTAATAATGGCCCATCTTTCGGATCAAGACAACATCCCAATGGACCCCCTAGAGCTAGTTTCCATTCCGGACCTCAAAGACCGTTCCACCAACAACAACATCAGGCATATTTCGATGAAGCAAAGTATCTACAAGAAAATTACCATACTATAACTACAGACCAGGTAGATCCACCAAAGCCGCAACCACTGCCAAACAGACAAATTCAAAACTTTAACTCTAATCCTAGGCCAACATCAAATCCACCCCTTGTTTATTTCCCTGATCATCAAAGTCGTCCTCATCAACTTATTCCTTACAATCAACAACTACCACAGCAAAGGCCACCCCAAGTTtttgattcaaataaaaacaaagcctCTTTTGCTATAACTCCTAGTAGATCTCCGTTCTTTAATCTGAAACCATCGCCGCCCCACGTTGAAGAAAATCGCACGCCATTCCAGAGGCAGCCTGTTTCACATTCCCAACAACACATTAACTATTCCCAGGGCTTGCAATCGCTTTCAAAGCCATCTGTTCAAATATCGTACCAAGAAAACAGTAACACACAAAATTCATTTTCTAGTATTTTATCACCTTCGCCTTCACCGATTCCTCAAAATCAATTTCTCCCACAACCCTCCCCAACTCCCATATTTAATTACCAACAACAACCATCTTTAATTCCAAATCATAGTATAGTAACGTCTGAACGGCCAAGCCAATTCAATAATTTCCAACAGACCCAAAACCTTGAAcatcaacaaaatattaaccaaTTTGCCCCAAAAGGGAGTGAATTTGTAGCAGCAATTCCTAAGTATGAACAACATTTCACTGTTAACGACGCTAACGggcaacaaaattataaaggcTTGATCAATCTCAATCAGCCATCCTCAACAGTCAGTCCATCAAATAATAAGCAACAACATCAAGAGCAACAAgcacaaaaacaatttgatattgAACAGGAACAAGTTAGAGCACAATTAGCGCAAAACGTACGAAAGCAGCAAGAAGAAATTCAACGCCTTCAATCACAACTACAATTCGCTCAACAACAGCATCAGCAACAACAGCATCAACAAAATCAACAACATCAACACCAGCATCAACAGCATCAACAACAGCAACAACAACATCATCAACAGCAACAACAACAGCACCAACAGCAACAGCAACAACAGCACCAGCAACAACAGCACCAGCAACAACAGCACCAACAACAACAGCAACATCAAGAACAGCATCATCAGCATCAACAACAACAGTaccaacaacaacaaaatattcagcAAAATTACAATCAATTCCAACAAAGTACGCCAACTTCACAGTACGTAGACGAGAGATCGCgatctcaaaatatatacgtaaccAGTTCCCCTTCGCCACAGTATTATCAATCAACTTCAAGAACCGTTGAAATCAAACCAACAACACAAAAATACGCGTCATCTAGTGCTAGTTCTGTTAGTAGCACGCCAGCACCACAACAAACAGAAAACAAGAAAAGACCAGCTATCGAATTACCAGATGAAGTTCCAGATGACCTGCGTCAGCAATTGCTTTCGTCGGGCATTTTAGATAATGCTGATATTAGTGTTCTGGATTATGATAAAGTAGGCGAAACACCTTTAGAATCATTGCCCCCGGATCAACTTGCAAACTTTTTTAGTGCAGGTGGAGCCCAACAATTAGCTGCAAGCGAACATAGGCCAATCATTGTAAGTCCAAATGGTGAACATATTGAATCAAGAATAGATGAAAGCATAGATGATGACGATCAAGAAATTGCGGCCTCTGAAAATGTTCCTAGCTATGTGGCACCGACCCAAAAACAGGCCGTGGAAATGAAAGTTGTACATTTTGATCCCCAAACTCCTGAAGGTCAAAAGATTGCCAAGGATCTTGTCAAAGAAGACGCTACGCAACTTGATCCCGTAGCactaaatgataaaaaatacaataggTACTTACCATTGAAAGTAAGTGGTAATAAATTCCCCCTGCCTGATGTATTAAAAGGAAGAAAAATTACTTCTGTCGTTGTACTAGCCCCTGTTGAAACGGAGACATTGGGCAGCGAACACGAACGAGCTGAGAGGTCAGCCACAGACAATTTACgaggaataaaatttgttgctGGAGatagtttacaaaatttattgaaaaaaccAACGGAAGACAATTTTAAGAAATGGCtggaaaaagaaaagaaaaccGCAACGGACCAACAATCTGTCATTCTTCTTGTAACCGG AAACGAAGAGCCGTCTGAAGATcgtgaaatttttatgtatgacATCACATCAGGTAGCGTAAGCAAATTAAGTGGCGACTTATCCAACGCATTCGTCGAAGCTGCTGAGAACAATTCATTGAGCAAAGATATCGAAAAATTGGCCATTGAAGGAGATGGTACTCCAGAGAATTTCAACAGAGAAAACAATGATGAAACAATTGCAGAAGGATCTGAAAACGTGCCATTATTTGTAGATATATCCGGGGTCAAGTTAAATGACAAAGATCACAATAAAGTATTGATTTCATCTGGTtatagtaaaacaaaaaaaggcaGAGCTATAAGGAAACATTAG
- the LOC116771644 gene encoding elongation of very long chain fatty acids protein 7-like isoform X1, with protein METVAAAYNTVFYERADPRVKTWWLMTSPWPLAAIIVAYLTTIKVFLPAYMSDRKAFELRLLIKWYNVIQIIANAVVTWGILTSGWTTTYHFGCMLPDYSMNPEALRMLSFLWWTIILKLFELFETVFFLLRKKEKQASFLHIYHHVSTLIIIWSAVKYVGGGITSFSPMINNAVHVIMYSYYLLSSEGSPAVKSFLIKYKKWLTIMQMVQFTLMILYSVQVFFPSCPAPLGITVLYFPNVIFVYYMFYNFFKQNYGRQNNMKKNEIKNHNDCKNF; from the exons ATGGAGACGGTAGCCGCAGCTTACAACACCGTCTTCTATGAGAGAGCcg atCCCCGCGTTAAAACTTGGTGGTTAATGACGTCACCATGGCCTTTGGCAGCAATCATCGTCGCCTATCTGACAACCATCAAAGTGTTCCTGCCGGCTTACATGAGTGACAGAAAGGCTTTCGAGCTACGCTTGCTGATTAAGTGGTACAACGTCATACAGATAATAGCAAACGCTGTGGTTACTTGGGGG attttaaCATCCGGTTGGACCACTACCTACCACTTCGGCTGCATGCTGCCAGACTATTCCATGAACCCCGAAGCGTTAAGAATGCTCAGTTTCCTCTGGTGGACCATAATATTGAAACTGTTCGAACTATTTGAGACTGTTTTCTTCCTGTTGAGGAAGAAAGAGAAACAGGCGTCATTTCTTCATATATACCATCACGTCAGCACATTGATCATAATTTGGTCAGCCGTCAAATATGTTGGAG GTGGCATAACATCATTCTCTCCAATGATAAACAATGCAGTCCATGTCATCATGTATAGTTACTACTTACTGTCATCGGAGGGAAGCCCCGCTGTTAAAAGCttccttattaaatataaaaaatggctGACCATCATGCAAATG GTACAATTTACTTTGATGATATTGTACAGCGTACAAGTTTTCTTTCCGAGTTGTCCCGCTCCGCTTGGCATCACTGTATTGTACTTTCCCAATGTCATATTTGTGTattacatgttttataatttttttaaacaaaattatggaAGACAGAACAATATGAAAAAGAATGAGATCAAGAACCATAATGattgtaaaaacttttaa
- the LOC116771644 gene encoding elongation of very long chain fatty acids protein 7-like isoform X2, whose amino-acid sequence MTSPWPLAAIIVAYLTTIKVFLPAYMSDRKAFELRLLIKWYNVIQIIANAVVTWGILTSGWTTTYHFGCMLPDYSMNPEALRMLSFLWWTIILKLFELFETVFFLLRKKEKQASFLHIYHHVSTLIIIWSAVKYVGGGITSFSPMINNAVHVIMYSYYLLSSEGSPAVKSFLIKYKKWLTIMQMVQFTLMILYSVQVFFPSCPAPLGITVLYFPNVIFVYYMFYNFFKQNYGRQNNMKKNEIKNHNDCKNF is encoded by the exons ATGACGTCACCATGGCCTTTGGCAGCAATCATCGTCGCCTATCTGACAACCATCAAAGTGTTCCTGCCGGCTTACATGAGTGACAGAAAGGCTTTCGAGCTACGCTTGCTGATTAAGTGGTACAACGTCATACAGATAATAGCAAACGCTGTGGTTACTTGGGGG attttaaCATCCGGTTGGACCACTACCTACCACTTCGGCTGCATGCTGCCAGACTATTCCATGAACCCCGAAGCGTTAAGAATGCTCAGTTTCCTCTGGTGGACCATAATATTGAAACTGTTCGAACTATTTGAGACTGTTTTCTTCCTGTTGAGGAAGAAAGAGAAACAGGCGTCATTTCTTCATATATACCATCACGTCAGCACATTGATCATAATTTGGTCAGCCGTCAAATATGTTGGAG GTGGCATAACATCATTCTCTCCAATGATAAACAATGCAGTCCATGTCATCATGTATAGTTACTACTTACTGTCATCGGAGGGAAGCCCCGCTGTTAAAAGCttccttattaaatataaaaaatggctGACCATCATGCAAATG GTACAATTTACTTTGATGATATTGTACAGCGTACAAGTTTTCTTTCCGAGTTGTCCCGCTCCGCTTGGCATCACTGTATTGTACTTTCCCAATGTCATATTTGTGTattacatgttttataatttttttaaacaaaattatggaAGACAGAACAATATGAAAAAGAATGAGATCAAGAACCATAATGattgtaaaaacttttaa